The genomic region ATCCACCACCCAAAAACCTGGCAAGAACACGACCTGACGGTCGTGACTGTCAGACCAACATTCACATTCCCCGCACTGCAGCCACTTTGCCGTCCCGAAGAAAAATTTTGGCCCCATCATGCTGCGACGCAACACTTCTAATCCGGGTGTAATTTCCGCTGATTAGGGTGAAAAAGGGCCTTTATTTTACCCTAAAGAACAAAATTTTCCGCATAAGCGAAATCTTGTCTTCACAAGTTGGCAACATATCTGCAAACTATAATAAGAAAAAGGCAGCTGGGCTTTGCCACTGTGGATGACCCAGAAGATAATCGCTGCCGACTTGGGAGGGAATTCGTTTAGACCCGAACGGAGGCCCATGAATGTCCAGTTCTATGGATTTCGCGCCTGGCGATCCCGCCTTGATGCTGACCGTGCTTCGCAGCGCCGAGGCACATCTTGACCGCAGCATGTTGCTGCAGCGTGTCTTATCCCTTTTTTGCACTGATGATGATGGCAATCAGATTGCCATCAAAGACGGCCCTGACTTGCAGCGCCGTATCGACAACGCCATTGCCCATCTTGAATTGGCCGGGCTTATCCGCATGACGGCGGGTGAAGAACTTTCGATCACCTCGCTTGGCACTGCCATGATGATGGCCTATCCGCTTGGCATTGATGATGGTGTGCTGTGTTCCCTGCCGGCATTTCGCAACAACCTTTATGAAACCCACGCGCCGGTGGTTCAGGAACGTCACCTGCCAAATTCGGCCTATGGGTCCGGTTTTTCGGCCGGTATCGGTGCTCACCGCCTGACCGAAAATCCCTATCCGTCGGACTGCCGCGATCATGAAGACTGGTTGATGGGCTGGGACGAGGCCCTTGATCAGGCCAAACGCGAAGCGGAAACGCTCGTAAACTGATCCGCGCCCGGCCAATCGGCAAGGCGCCCGGAATTTGCGACCGGCACCTCGAATGCGATACTGCGGTGCTGTGATTTGATACCCCGGCCAAGCCGGTCTCGCCGTGCCACCTTGTGCAACGGCCCATACCTGCCCGTTTGATCCGCAACGATGGCACGCTGCCAGTGTCCCTGCGATCCACACACGGGCACGAACGTCTGCCCCCTGATCACACCTAAGCGACCCGCAAGGCACCCCACGCGATTTATGCGCGTGCAATCAGTATTGTCTTGTTCGATGGAATGATTGGATCAGCTGTCGGACGGATGATCCGGCGCGAAGATTGAAACCACGTTATTTCCCGTGCCTTCGGTGTGTTCAACGTCTTCAGCAGCAGTCGTTTTTTCGCGCTTGTGCCCGTCATGCTGTTTGTCGGCGTTCTTGCGTTCCTGTTCGGTCAGGGTCCGCTCGCCCCGCGTCCGTCCGTGCAGGGCACGGTTCTGATCGGCCTTGCGCGTCTTTTCATCGCGTTGTTTGCGTTTGCG from Thalassospira indica harbors:
- a CDS encoding DUF4169 family protein codes for the protein MGDLVNLRQARKRKQRDEKTRKADQNRALHGRTRGERTLTEQERKNADKQHDGHKREKTTAAEDVEHTEGTGNNVVSIFAPDHPSDS